One Streptomyces mobaraensis NBRC 13819 = DSM 40847 DNA segment encodes these proteins:
- a CDS encoding glycogen debranching N-terminal domain-containing protein — translation MQGTAAHAQPAARPAVPRRPGDAPRPQGPRPVHTALICVALPALAISEEHGQLTGHGLDGFYRNGRRLLARCVLRVDGAEPVPLQGRLVDAGRARFVAGLRTAADEGPDPAVTVERVRDAEGVERVTLRSAAPREVRLRVEMSLGTDLADLGLIAHGTAAPELPAAVHGSGLRWTAPGLHTVVTADPPPDDALASAGLLCWEIRLPPGGTRGVELRVRPEVPGRPRPPEGPRTRTRAPAPWGDAQADGDDPRAAALLAGSLDDLRALLVRDPEIPGDAHVAAGAPWRCGGLAPAEALWAARMTLPLGVRLAAGTLRTLARTQLPGPGPERGRIPGALRHTGAHLPPGCTGIEATLLFPTVLAEAWRWGLPSQEIEPLLPAAERCLAWLRSAADDRGYLADPGPGGPYRCEVQAHAHRAALLGADLLAAHGRPEADEWRTWAAGLRRRFREDFWADDRGGGRPVAALAPDGEPVPHLGCAAAHLLDTGLLGAGEYAPGLLDRARTEQLARLLGSPALDSGWGLRSLGAKEGGHNPFGHRGGAVRVHETAVAVAGLAAAGFEKEAGSLARGVLDAAETFGHRLPEMYAGEQRTAGSAPLPHPAACRPAAVAAAGAVHLLTAFAGVRPDVPAGGVTVRPPGSAPLGALRFTGLRVAEQPFAVRVSRLGLGMVEEAADGLQLGV, via the coding sequence GTGCAAGGCACCGCCGCCCATGCCCAGCCCGCCGCCCGCCCGGCCGTGCCCCGGCGTCCCGGTGACGCCCCCCGCCCGCAGGGGCCGCGCCCGGTCCACACGGCGCTGATCTGCGTGGCCCTGCCCGCCCTGGCGATCTCCGAGGAGCACGGGCAGCTCACCGGCCACGGGCTCGACGGCTTCTACCGCAACGGTCGCCGCCTGCTGGCCCGTTGTGTGCTCCGGGTGGACGGCGCCGAACCGGTCCCGCTCCAGGGCCGGCTGGTCGACGCCGGGCGGGCGCGGTTCGTGGCCGGCCTCCGCACCGCGGCGGACGAGGGTCCCGACCCCGCCGTGACGGTGGAGCGCGTCCGGGACGCCGAGGGCGTCGAGCGGGTCACCCTGCGCAGCGCGGCACCGCGCGAGGTCCGGCTGCGCGTCGAGATGTCGCTCGGGACGGACCTCGCGGACCTCGGCCTGATCGCCCACGGCACGGCGGCTCCCGAACTGCCGGCCGCCGTGCACGGCTCGGGCCTCCGCTGGACGGCGCCCGGCCTGCACACCGTGGTGACCGCCGACCCGCCGCCGGACGACGCCCTGGCCTCGGCCGGACTGCTCTGCTGGGAGATACGGCTGCCGCCCGGCGGCACGCGCGGTGTCGAACTGCGGGTCCGCCCCGAGGTCCCCGGCAGGCCCCGCCCGCCCGAGGGCCCCCGCACCCGGACGCGCGCCCCGGCGCCCTGGGGCGACGCCCAGGCGGACGGCGACGACCCCCGGGCCGCCGCCCTGCTGGCAGGCAGCCTCGACGACCTCAGAGCCCTGCTCGTCCGCGACCCCGAGATCCCCGGGGACGCGCACGTCGCCGCCGGCGCCCCCTGGCGCTGCGGCGGCCTCGCCCCGGCCGAGGCCCTGTGGGCCGCCCGGATGACCCTCCCGCTCGGCGTCCGGCTCGCCGCCGGGACGCTGCGCACCCTCGCCCGCACCCAGCTCCCCGGCCCCGGGCCCGAACGGGGCCGCATCCCCGGCGCCCTCCGGCACACCGGGGCGCACCTCCCGCCCGGGTGCACCGGGATCGAGGCCACCTTGCTGTTCCCCACCGTCCTGGCGGAGGCATGGCGCTGGGGACTGCCGTCCCAGGAGATCGAGCCGCTGCTCCCGGCGGCCGAACGCTGCCTGGCCTGGCTGCGCTCGGCCGCCGACGACCGCGGCTACCTCGCGGATCCGGGGCCCGGCGGCCCGTACCGCTGCGAGGTGCAGGCGCACGCCCACCGGGCCGCCCTGCTGGGCGCCGACCTCCTCGCGGCCCACGGCCGCCCGGAAGCGGACGAGTGGCGTACTTGGGCGGCCGGCCTGCGGCGCCGCTTCCGCGAGGACTTCTGGGCCGACGACCGCGGCGGCGGCCGACCGGTCGCCGCCCTGGCACCCGACGGCGAGCCCGTCCCGCACCTGGGCTGCGCCGCCGCCCACCTCCTGGACACCGGCCTGCTCGGGGCCGGCGAGTACGCCCCCGGCCTGCTGGACCGGGCTCGCACCGAGCAGTTGGCCAGGCTGCTGGGCAGCCCCGCCCTCGACTCCGGCTGGGGGCTGCGCAGCCTGGGGGCCAAGGAAGGCGGGCACAACCCCTTCGGCCACCGCGGCGGGGCCGTGCGCGTCCACGAGACGGCCGTCGCCGTCGCGGGCCTGGCCGCCGCCGGGTTCGAGAAGGAGGCGGGCTCCCTCGCCCGCGGCGTCCTGGACGCCGCCGAGACCTTCGGCCACCGGCTGCCGGAGATGTACGCGGGCGAGCAGCGCACCGCCGGGAGCGCCCCGCTGCCCCATCCGGCGGCCTGCCGCCCCGCGGCCGTCGCGGCGGCGGGCGCCGTCCATCTGCTGACGGCGTTCGCGGGCGTGCGGCCCGACGTCCCGGCGGGCGGTGTGACGGTCCGTCCGCCCGGTTCGGCACCCCTGGGGGCGCTGCGGTTCACCGGACTGCGGGTGGCAGAGCAGCCGTTCGCCGTACGCGTCAGCCGGCTCGGTCTGGGCATGGTGGAGGAAGCCGCCGACGGACTGCAACTGGGGGTGTGA
- a CDS encoding NUDIX hydrolase encodes MPYDPSAFPPFAVTVDLVVLTVRRHSLCALAVRRGEPPFQGRWALPGGFVRSDEDLATAAARELAEETGLHVLHDPACPATAHAAHLEQLATYGDPKRDPRMRVVSVAHLALAPDLPAPRAGGDAHSVRWAPVEDLLDQDGHARDGEQAAPLAFDHARILADGVERARSKIEYSSLATAFCPQEFTVGELRRVYEAVWGVALDPRNFHRKVTGTPGFLVPTGGTTTRQGGRPAQLFRAGGATLLNPPMLRPEA; translated from the coding sequence ATGCCCTACGACCCGTCGGCCTTCCCGCCCTTCGCCGTCACCGTCGACCTGGTCGTGCTCACCGTGCGGCGGCACTCCCTGTGCGCGCTGGCGGTGCGCCGCGGCGAGCCTCCCTTCCAGGGCCGGTGGGCGTTGCCCGGAGGATTCGTCCGGTCCGACGAGGACCTGGCGACGGCCGCGGCCCGGGAGCTGGCCGAGGAGACGGGGCTGCACGTGCTGCACGACCCCGCCTGCCCCGCCACCGCCCACGCGGCCCACCTCGAACAGCTCGCCACCTACGGCGATCCCAAGCGCGACCCCCGCATGCGCGTCGTCAGCGTCGCGCACCTGGCGCTCGCCCCCGACCTCCCGGCGCCCCGCGCCGGCGGCGACGCGCACAGCGTGCGCTGGGCCCCCGTCGAGGACCTGCTCGACCAGGACGGCCACGCCCGGGACGGTGAGCAGGCGGCCCCGCTGGCCTTCGACCACGCCCGCATCCTCGCCGACGGCGTCGAACGCGCCCGCTCCAAGATCGAGTACTCGTCCCTCGCGACCGCCTTCTGTCCCCAGGAGTTCACCGTCGGCGAGCTGCGCCGGGTCTACGAGGCCGTCTGGGGCGTCGCCCTCGACCCCCGCAACTTCCACCGCAAGGTCACCGGCACCCCCGGCTTCCTGGTCCCCACCGGCGGCACGACGACCCGGCAGGGCGGACGCCCCGCACAGCTCTTCCGCGCGGGCGGCGCCACCCTCCTCAACCCGCCCATGCTCCGCCCGGAGGCGTAG
- a CDS encoding ATP-binding cassette domain-containing protein, protein MIQAIGLTSVPRRNRPPVVDDLTFEARPGRVTVLLGEAGAGKTSALRLMLRLDPGRGVALFRGRSLDRVAHPVREVGVLLGDVPGHPGRTARGHLRMLGAAAGVPAARADEVLDVVGLSGLADQRIGDFSRGMDRRLGIAAALLGDPHTLVLDEPTADLSPRETAWLHGLLRGYAAQGGAVLVTSASPGEAARVGDQVVTIHRGRLVADQETAVFARARLRPRVAVRSPSAARLAHIISAEAEAACPPSEAPPVEVVHEGGGTLAVYGSSCAAVGEAAYRHGILVHRLAEEVEPGPVPPLQRADGRRPADTATAPDVPAGVPAAPGRDAPEGPLSRVQPPLPAPGPAWPLRYELYRFAGVRTGWAVAAGALLLALLAAILLARSGAPEPSLLAGWPAPLPLPPAALGAGVLGALAFGQEYRYPALAPDAGGVPRRLALLGGKLTVTAAAALLLALSSVVLNAVVVRLLFGRSVALFPDAWPGALAGWIALALGCAWAGLLGAGLFRSTLLGLVAVLVVPTLVVPVVNAVLAAPAARSLAGLPGRLRSTAPLQWPAGVDEGVSTALRLVSQPVGWALVLSLTGLLGAYVLTVFRGRPR, encoded by the coding sequence ATGATCCAGGCCATCGGACTGACCAGCGTCCCCCGCCGCAACCGGCCACCCGTCGTCGACGACCTGACCTTCGAGGCCCGCCCCGGGCGCGTGACCGTCCTGCTCGGGGAGGCCGGCGCCGGCAAGACCAGCGCCCTGCGCCTGATGCTGCGGCTCGACCCGGGCCGCGGCGTCGCCCTCTTCCGCGGCCGCAGCCTCGACCGCGTCGCCCACCCCGTACGCGAGGTCGGCGTGCTCCTCGGGGACGTCCCCGGCCACCCCGGCCGCACCGCCCGCGGCCACCTGCGCATGCTGGGCGCGGCGGCCGGAGTCCCCGCCGCCCGTGCCGACGAGGTGCTCGACGTCGTGGGCCTCAGCGGGCTGGCCGACCAGCGCATCGGCGACTTCTCCCGCGGCATGGACCGCCGGCTGGGCATCGCCGCCGCCCTCCTCGGCGACCCCCACACCCTCGTCCTGGACGAGCCGACCGCCGATCTCTCCCCCCGGGAGACCGCCTGGCTGCACGGGCTCCTGCGCGGCTACGCGGCCCAGGGCGGAGCCGTGCTCGTCACCTCGGCCTCGCCGGGAGAGGCGGCCCGCGTGGGCGACCAGGTCGTCACCATCCACCGCGGACGTCTCGTCGCCGACCAGGAGACCGCGGTCTTCGCCCGGGCCCGCCTCAGACCGCGGGTCGCCGTCCGGTCGCCTTCGGCGGCGCGGCTCGCGCACATCATCTCCGCGGAGGCCGAGGCCGCCTGCCCGCCGTCCGAGGCCCCGCCCGTGGAGGTCGTCCACGAAGGCGGCGGCACGCTCGCCGTCTACGGCAGCAGCTGCGCCGCCGTGGGGGAGGCCGCCTACCGGCACGGCATCCTCGTCCACAGGCTCGCCGAGGAGGTCGAGCCCGGTCCGGTCCCCCCGCTCCAGCGCGCCGACGGCCGCCGACCCGCCGACACCGCGACCGCCCCCGACGTCCCGGCCGGTGTACCCGCCGCACCGGGGCGCGACGCGCCCGAGGGACCGCTCTCCCGCGTACAGCCGCCCCTGCCGGCGCCCGGCCCGGCCTGGCCGCTGCGCTACGAGCTGTACCGCTTCGCCGGGGTGCGCACCGGCTGGGCCGTGGCGGCCGGTGCTCTGCTGCTCGCCCTGCTCGCCGCGATCCTGCTGGCCCGGTCCGGGGCGCCGGAGCCCAGCCTGCTCGCCGGGTGGCCCGCGCCGCTCCCGCTGCCCCCGGCCGCGCTCGGCGCGGGGGTGCTGGGAGCGCTGGCCTTCGGTCAGGAGTACCGCTATCCGGCGTTGGCGCCCGATGCGGGGGGCGTCCCCCGGCGGCTGGCGCTCCTCGGCGGCAAGCTGACGGTCACGGCCGCCGCCGCGCTGCTGCTCGCCCTCTCCTCGGTGGTGCTGAACGCCGTGGTGGTGCGGCTCCTCTTCGGGCGGTCGGTGGCACTCTTCCCGGACGCCTGGCCCGGCGCCCTCGCCGGGTGGATCGCCCTCGCCCTGGGCTGCGCGTGGGCCGGGCTGCTGGGCGCGGGCCTGTTCCGGTCCACCCTCCTGGGGCTCGTCGCCGTCCTGGTGGTCCCGACGCTGGTGGTCCCGGTGGTGAACGCCGTGCTCGCCGCTCCCGCGGCCCGCTCGCTGGCCGGACTGCCCGGACGGCTCCGCTCCACCGCGCCGCTCCAATGGCCGGCCGGGGTGGACGAGGGCGTGTCGACGGCCCTGCGGCTGGTGTCCCAGCCCGTCGGCTGGGCGCTCGTGCTGTCCCTGACGGGGTTGCTCGGGGCCTACGTCCTCACAGTGTTCAGGGGGCGGCCGCGGTGA
- a CDS encoding FadR/GntR family transcriptional regulator, whose amino-acid sequence MLFTKDLKARRPVADKGSVSTLAHTMMTAARPADSGLTGPGELDRYSYAEAPGADRGSAHAWDGDAELGRAGRRAAGSRGRGLHGQLVQQLGQMIVSGDLGADRPLVPEEIGQRFEVSRTVVRESLRVLEAKGLVSARPNVGTRVRPVSDWNLLDPDIIEWRAFGPQRDDQRRELCELRWIIEPLAARLAAGHGREDVQQRLADMAEIMGHALAQGDSLTFSRADAEFHTLLLQVAGNRMLEHLSGIVSAALHVSGASAGGCDRPTDAGVGHHLRIVDAVGAGDAAAAESAMRQLLVSHPEVERAVPAPREH is encoded by the coding sequence GTGCTTTTCACCAAAGACCTCAAGGCCCGTCGACCCGTCGCCGACAAAGGAAGCGTGAGTACCCTTGCGCACACCATGATGACCGCGGCTCGCCCCGCCGACTCCGGCCTGACGGGCCCGGGCGAGCTCGACCGCTACTCCTACGCGGAGGCCCCCGGGGCCGACCGCGGTTCCGCGCACGCCTGGGACGGTGACGCGGAGCTGGGCCGCGCCGGCCGCCGGGCGGCCGGCAGCCGCGGCCGGGGGCTGCACGGACAGCTCGTCCAGCAGCTGGGGCAGATGATCGTCTCCGGCGATCTCGGTGCCGACCGGCCGCTCGTCCCCGAGGAGATCGGCCAGCGCTTCGAAGTCTCCCGCACCGTCGTCCGGGAGTCGCTGCGCGTTCTCGAGGCCAAAGGTCTGGTCAGCGCCCGCCCCAACGTCGGCACCAGGGTCCGTCCGGTCAGCGACTGGAACCTCCTCGACCCGGACATCATCGAGTGGCGGGCCTTCGGGCCCCAGCGCGACGACCAGCGCCGGGAGCTCTGCGAGCTCCGCTGGATCATCGAGCCGCTGGCCGCACGGCTCGCCGCCGGCCACGGCCGCGAAGACGTCCAGCAGCGCCTCGCCGACATGGCGGAGATCATGGGGCACGCCCTGGCCCAGGGTGACTCGCTCACCTTCTCCCGCGCCGACGCCGAGTTCCACACCCTGCTGCTCCAGGTCGCCGGCAACCGCATGCTGGAGCACCTGTCGGGCATCGTCTCGGCGGCCCTGCACGTCTCCGGCGCCTCGGCCGGCGGATGCGACCGCCCCACGGACGCGGGCGTCGGCCACCACCTCCGGATCGTCGACGCCGTCGGGGCGGGCGACGCGGCCGCCGCGGAATCCGCCATGCGTCAGCTGCTCGTCTCGCACCCGGAAGTCGAGCGGGCCGTGCCCGCGCCGCGCGAGCACTGA